Proteins encoded in a region of the Corynebacterium breve genome:
- the rdgB gene encoding RdgB/HAM1 family non-canonical purine NTP pyrophosphatase, with translation MVKLLVASGNAKKLLELEAVLKESSISGVELLSLKDIAPYPEPVEDGLTFAENALIKARAGVRETGLACIADDSGLAVEALNGMPGVLSARWSGRHGDDQANNDLLLAQMSDIKQRAAAFVSCCALVTPTGEAFTAEGRWEGTVLPEPRGENGFGYDPLFEPEDAPGRSSAELTPEEKNARSHRGQALRRLAPHIAQLAAGA, from the coding sequence ATGGTAAAACTGCTCGTGGCCTCGGGGAACGCGAAGAAGCTCCTTGAGCTGGAGGCAGTACTCAAGGAATCGTCGATAAGCGGGGTCGAGCTTCTTTCGCTGAAAGACATCGCTCCCTATCCCGAACCTGTAGAAGACGGCCTTACTTTTGCCGAGAACGCCTTGATCAAAGCGCGCGCCGGTGTACGTGAGACCGGGCTAGCGTGCATTGCCGACGATTCCGGGCTGGCCGTCGAGGCATTGAACGGGATGCCGGGAGTGCTGTCGGCGCGTTGGTCGGGCAGGCACGGCGACGATCAGGCAAACAACGACCTGCTTCTGGCACAGATGTCTGACATTAAGCAGCGTGCGGCGGCTTTTGTGTCGTGTTGTGCGCTGGTGACTCCAACCGGTGAAGCATTCACCGCCGAGGGACGCTGGGAGGGTACTGTGTTGCCCGAACCTCGTGGCGAAAACGGTTTCGGTTACGACCCGCTTTTTGAGCCGGAGGACGCACCTGGTCGCTCGAGTGCCGAACTAACGCCGGAAGAGAAAAACGCCCGCTCCCATCGGGGGCAGGCGCTTCGTCGATTAGCTCCGCATATTGCGCAGCTGGCAGCAGGCGCTTAG
- the rph gene encoding ribonuclease PH: MTESFQRADGRELDQLRAVRITRGFTDNPAGSVLVEFGNTRVMCTASVEEGVPRFKRDSGEGWLTAEYAMLPSATHERMPRESMRGKVKGRTHEISRLVGRALRAAVDLSQLGENTIQLDCDVLQADGGTRTASITGAYVALADAIAVLKDRGVVPGEPLLDPVAAISVGIVDGNVCLDLPYEEDSRAEVDLNVVMNASGNFVEIQGTGENGLFGRDELNDMLDVAQKGCFELIEAQKAALGW, from the coding sequence ATGACTGAATCTTTCCAGCGCGCCGATGGCCGCGAACTTGACCAACTCCGTGCCGTCCGCATCACACGTGGATTTACCGACAATCCCGCAGGCAGCGTCCTCGTCGAATTCGGCAACACACGAGTCATGTGCACCGCGAGTGTCGAAGAAGGCGTGCCCCGCTTCAAGCGCGATTCCGGCGAAGGCTGGCTGACCGCCGAATACGCCATGTTGCCATCAGCTACTCATGAGCGCATGCCGCGCGAATCCATGCGCGGTAAGGTCAAGGGCCGCACCCACGAGATTTCCCGCCTTGTAGGGCGAGCGCTGCGCGCCGCCGTTGATCTGTCGCAGCTTGGCGAGAACACCATCCAGCTCGATTGCGATGTCCTGCAGGCAGACGGCGGTACCCGCACCGCGTCGATAACCGGTGCGTACGTTGCGCTTGCCGACGCCATTGCAGTTCTGAAGGATCGTGGAGTTGTTCCAGGCGAGCCACTGTTGGATCCAGTCGCAGCGATCTCCGTTGGTATCGTCGACGGCAACGTGTGCCTCGACCTGCCATACGAAGAGGATTCTCGCGCAGAGGTCGACCTCAACGTGGTTATGAACGCCTCCGGCAACTTTGTTGAGATCCAGGGCACTGGCGAGAATGGCCTCTTCGGGCGCGACGAGCTCAATGACATGCTCGACGTAGCCCAGAAAGGGTGCTTTGAACTCATCGAGGCGCAAAAGGCAGCACTGGGATGGTAA
- a CDS encoding MBL fold metallo-hydrolase, whose product MQLTILGCSGSLAAPGNPGSSYLVTLADSTSIVMDLGPGSLAALEGAQNPSDAHVVFSHLHADHCSDFISLLIWRQYHPEMAARSRNLMFGPTYAPEHFGRMGGNGPSDIIDFSDTLAFGPWVPHQKELLGSATITPFPVLHPAQESYALRVEESNTGKVLTYSGDTAYTQELVDAARGADVFLCEAAWGPSSEGMAPDMHMSGGEAGRVAREAGVNTLVLVHIQPWADKEETAAAAAKEFDGDIIVGYPGQVLDV is encoded by the coding sequence ATGCAATTGACAATTCTTGGCTGTTCCGGTTCCCTCGCGGCTCCGGGCAATCCAGGTTCGTCGTACTTGGTCACTCTCGCTGATTCCACTTCCATCGTGATGGATTTGGGGCCGGGCTCCCTCGCTGCACTAGAAGGCGCACAGAATCCTTCTGACGCGCACGTCGTATTCAGTCATCTGCACGCAGACCACTGCTCAGACTTCATCTCGTTGCTGATCTGGCGCCAGTATCACCCTGAAATGGCTGCGCGCAGCCGCAACTTGATGTTCGGACCGACCTACGCGCCGGAACACTTCGGGCGCATGGGCGGTAACGGCCCGTCCGATATCATCGACTTCTCTGACACCCTAGCTTTCGGTCCATGGGTGCCACATCAAAAGGAGCTCCTCGGCTCCGCGACTATCACGCCGTTTCCGGTTCTCCATCCGGCGCAAGAGTCCTACGCGCTGCGCGTCGAAGAATCAAACACCGGAAAGGTGCTGACCTATTCCGGCGATACCGCGTACACTCAAGAGCTCGTCGACGCAGCACGCGGTGCAGACGTATTCCTGTGCGAAGCAGCATGGGGCCCAAGTAGCGAAGGCATGGCCCCAGATATGCACATGTCCGGCGGAGAAGCAGGCCGCGTCGCCCGAGAAGCAGGAGTCAACACCCTGGTCCTCGTCCACATTCAGCCATGGGCCGACAAGGAGGAGACTGCCGCTGCTGCCGCGAAGGAATTCGACGGCGACATCATCGTCGGCTACCCAGGACAGGTGCTCGACGTTTAG
- the murI gene encoding glutamate racemase has product MTTLRSSNIVDNNSPIGVFDSGVGGLTVARTIMDQLPGESITYIGDTANGPYGPLSIAEVRNHAMRIADDLVERGCKMLVIACNTATAAFLHDARERYEIPVVEVIRPAVRRAITTTRNGKVGVIGTSGTINSGAYQDLFSLNPGIEVTAAACPVFVEFVERGITSGRQILGIAQGYVEPLQAAGVDTLVLGCTHYPLLSGVIQLAIGDDVTLVSSAEETAKDVLRVLTESDMLADEDHNPILTFEATGDPKVFEQLSARFLGPRVTHVEHVEPHESL; this is encoded by the coding sequence GTGACTACACTTCGCAGTTCGAACATCGTCGACAACAATTCGCCCATTGGAGTTTTTGACTCCGGCGTAGGCGGGCTCACCGTAGCCCGTACGATCATGGACCAACTACCGGGTGAGTCCATTACATACATCGGTGATACCGCAAACGGGCCTTATGGCCCGTTGTCCATTGCGGAAGTAAGAAACCACGCCATGCGCATTGCCGACGACCTCGTCGAGCGTGGCTGCAAAATGCTGGTCATCGCCTGCAACACGGCGACGGCCGCTTTTTTGCATGATGCCCGCGAGCGCTATGAAATCCCCGTAGTCGAGGTCATCCGTCCCGCAGTCCGGCGTGCGATCACCACCACCCGTAACGGCAAGGTTGGTGTCATCGGCACTTCGGGAACCATCAACTCCGGTGCCTATCAGGACCTATTCTCCTTAAACCCGGGCATCGAAGTCACCGCCGCCGCGTGCCCAGTGTTCGTTGAATTCGTCGAACGCGGCATCACCTCTGGGCGCCAGATTCTCGGGATCGCCCAAGGATACGTCGAACCACTCCAGGCAGCTGGGGTAGATACATTAGTTCTCGGCTGCACCCACTATCCACTGCTGTCCGGCGTGATCCAGCTTGCGATTGGCGACGACGTCACCCTCGTCTCATCAGCCGAGGAAACCGCCAAAGACGTGCTCCGCGTTCTTACGGAATCAGACATGCTGGCCGATGAAGACCACAATCCGATCCTTACCTTTGAGGCTACGGGCGATCCGAAGGTGTTCGAACAGCTCTCCGCCCGCTTCCTTGGCCCGCGGGTCACACACGTGGAACACGTAGAACCACACGAAAGTTTGTAA
- a CDS encoding MarR family winged helix-turn-helix transcriptional regulator — protein MTENMNTWLTEEENKTWENVWSFYVGLPSKLDAQLKRDAGISHFDYYAMAQISETEEGSLRMSELAQAADMSLSHLSRVITRLEKKGLVKRVPDPNDGRSTLAELTPEGWEVVRKAAPGHVSEVRRLVFDNLTPEETRAISSAMAKIVNVMNPEHAA, from the coding sequence ATGACCGAGAATATGAATACCTGGTTGACCGAAGAAGAGAACAAGACGTGGGAAAATGTGTGGTCTTTCTACGTTGGATTGCCTTCTAAGTTGGACGCGCAGCTGAAGCGCGATGCTGGTATTAGTCACTTTGACTACTACGCAATGGCACAAATCTCCGAAACCGAAGAGGGCTCCCTACGAATGAGCGAGCTTGCTCAGGCAGCCGACATGTCCCTGTCCCACCTGTCGCGAGTGATCACCCGTCTGGAGAAGAAGGGGTTGGTGAAGCGCGTTCCGGATCCTAATGATGGCCGCTCTACCTTGGCTGAGCTCACCCCAGAAGGCTGGGAAGTTGTGCGCAAGGCAGCGCCGGGACACGTCTCTGAAGTCCGCCGTTTGGTGTTTGACAACCTCACTCCCGAGGAAACTCGCGCGATCAGTTCCGCAATGGCCAAGATCGTGAATGTCATGAACCCGGAGCACGCAGCGTAA
- a CDS encoding rhomboid family intramembrane serine protease has protein sequence MTYLPPSYNNPNMPQGPREPQGPTPGVPSRSPVPNTGYPAQHAKSYGAKTGLLYAAGYVVVIWTVHLVNLIFYNGRLIGYGIHPLDPSGLLHIFTSPLLHGSFEHLISNTVPGAIFCFIIGFSGHRVFWEVTMIAMIVGGVGVWLFGGVGTNHIGASGLVYGWLAYLLIRGIFNRSGRQILLGLGLGFIYSGFVWGVLPGTPGVSWQAHLFGALGGFGAGVFITSDDPPALRARRDAKKLQR, from the coding sequence ATGACTTACTTGCCACCTTCATACAACAATCCCAACATGCCTCAGGGGCCGCGCGAGCCGCAGGGGCCTACGCCTGGCGTGCCCTCGCGCAGCCCGGTTCCCAACACCGGTTACCCCGCCCAGCATGCAAAGAGCTACGGCGCCAAGACCGGCCTGCTCTATGCGGCCGGCTACGTCGTTGTGATTTGGACTGTCCACCTAGTCAACCTGATTTTTTATAACGGCCGCCTAATCGGTTACGGAATTCATCCGCTGGATCCCTCCGGGCTGCTGCATATTTTTACGTCACCCTTGTTGCACGGCAGCTTTGAGCATCTGATCTCAAATACCGTGCCGGGCGCGATCTTTTGCTTCATTATCGGCTTTTCTGGACATCGGGTCTTTTGGGAAGTCACGATGATCGCAATGATCGTTGGCGGGGTGGGCGTGTGGCTCTTTGGCGGTGTCGGCACCAACCACATCGGGGCTTCGGGCCTTGTCTACGGCTGGTTGGCGTACCTGTTGATACGCGGTATTTTTAATCGCTCTGGCCGACAAATCCTTTTGGGGCTTGGGTTGGGCTTTATTTACTCAGGTTTCGTCTGGGGAGTGCTTCCGGGCACGCCTGGGGTGAGTTGGCAGGCCCATCTTTTCGGTGCTTTGGGTGGTTTCGGGGCAGGTGTATTTATTACTTCCGACGACCCTCCTGCGCTGCGTGCTCGTCGTGACGCGAAGAAGTTGCAGCGGTAA
- a CDS encoding P1 family peptidase, with protein sequence MQGALIDVPGLRVGHASLGDTGVTAIVSHDPRGMVCAVDVRGGGPGTRETDLLAPHNTVERVHAVMLAGGSAFGLAAADGAMSALEERGIGFPVLGEEAPGPRVPIVPAAVIFDLIVGDHNHRPQPVDGAAAIKAALDDDPDRSSGSVGAGCGATAGVLRGGYGQASVVVGEYTVAAGVVANPVGNVIDESTGEFFGAPGEGKVDAVAFQKLERPMPKLNTTIGVIATDAPLPVAQLQRLAMTGHDGLARSVRPAHSPLDGDTLFSVSTAENTTAVDVDLLSRLCQAAADVVQFAIVDAVRSARADFGITAWQEIAQ encoded by the coding sequence ATGCAAGGCGCGCTTATCGACGTCCCCGGCCTCCGCGTCGGGCACGCCTCCCTCGGGGATACTGGAGTGACCGCTATTGTCTCCCACGACCCGCGAGGCATGGTGTGCGCGGTAGACGTTCGTGGAGGTGGCCCAGGTACTCGTGAGACCGACCTATTGGCACCACATAACACTGTCGAGCGGGTCCACGCAGTCATGCTGGCCGGAGGCTCTGCGTTTGGCCTTGCAGCAGCCGACGGAGCGATGTCCGCACTCGAAGAGCGAGGCATCGGTTTCCCCGTCTTAGGCGAAGAGGCTCCAGGACCCCGCGTACCGATTGTCCCGGCGGCCGTAATCTTCGACCTCATCGTGGGCGATCACAATCATCGGCCACAGCCGGTCGATGGGGCAGCAGCCATAAAGGCAGCGCTTGACGACGACCCCGACCGGTCGTCGGGAAGCGTCGGTGCAGGCTGCGGGGCAACCGCCGGGGTGCTGCGCGGTGGGTACGGCCAGGCTTCAGTTGTGGTGGGTGAATACACCGTAGCTGCTGGGGTAGTAGCGAACCCAGTGGGCAATGTCATCGACGAAAGCACGGGAGAATTCTTCGGCGCACCGGGAGAAGGCAAGGTGGACGCTGTGGCTTTTCAAAAGCTTGAGCGCCCGATGCCTAAGCTCAACACGACGATAGGTGTTATCGCAACGGATGCGCCTCTGCCGGTGGCACAGCTCCAACGACTGGCCATGACAGGCCATGACGGGCTGGCTCGGTCGGTGCGTCCGGCGCACTCCCCACTGGATGGGGACACACTTTTCTCCGTTTCCACGGCTGAAAACACCACGGCCGTGGATGTTGATCTGCTTTCTAGGCTATGCCAGGCGGCGGCAGACGTTGTGCAATTCGCAATCGTCGATGCAGTGCGCTCGGCCCGCGCGGACTTTGGCATTACAGCATGGCAGGAAATCGCACAGTAA
- a CDS encoding DUF2017 domain-containing protein, giving the protein MEAWRRKKGLMRAPKFTTIFDPMEREVLGDLTATVAEALIQRAQSAPKDPLAEMIDMPTGHKDAPEDPSLARLLPDFEREDDEEFEGDRAMLRSFHETDIIKAKLENLQLINTVLGPTGGVEVTLDEAEAHQFVAALNDLRLYVAAEEHGGEGAEMDRKNLVEWMGFCQESLLEALMGA; this is encoded by the coding sequence ATGGAGGCGTGGCGCAGAAAAAAGGGACTCATGAGAGCCCCGAAGTTCACCACCATCTTTGATCCGATGGAACGTGAGGTCTTAGGCGACCTCACTGCAACAGTTGCCGAGGCGCTCATCCAGCGAGCGCAATCCGCCCCCAAAGACCCGTTGGCTGAGATGATCGACATGCCTACCGGCCACAAGGACGCTCCTGAAGATCCTTCGCTCGCACGGCTCCTGCCTGATTTTGAGCGCGAAGATGACGAGGAATTCGAGGGTGACCGCGCCATGCTGCGCAGTTTCCACGAAACCGACATCATTAAAGCCAAGCTGGAAAACCTGCAGTTAATCAACACGGTTCTTGGGCCGACTGGTGGCGTCGAAGTCACCCTCGACGAGGCTGAAGCTCACCAGTTCGTCGCGGCGCTCAATGACCTTCGCCTATATGTTGCAGCGGAAGAACACGGCGGCGAGGGCGCAGAGATGGACCGAAAGAACCTTGTCGAGTGGATGGGCTTTTGCCAGGAGAGCCTGCTCGAAGCTCTCATGGGGGCATAA
- the clpS gene encoding ATP-dependent Clp protease adapter ClpS: MATPELDEELEVDVATAENLPWMCIVWDDPVNLMSYVTYVFQTVLGYDRKRATELMMQVHTEGKAVVSTGEKDKVEGDVKKLHTAGLWATMQQAG; the protein is encoded by the coding sequence ATGGCAACGCCTGAACTCGACGAGGAACTAGAAGTCGATGTTGCCACCGCAGAAAACCTGCCGTGGATGTGCATCGTTTGGGACGACCCCGTCAACCTGATGAGTTACGTCACCTACGTGTTCCAGACCGTGCTGGGGTATGACCGCAAGCGCGCAACAGAACTCATGATGCAGGTTCACACCGAGGGTAAAGCTGTTGTCTCCACTGGCGAGAAAGACAAAGTGGAAGGCGACGTAAAGAAGTTACACACCGCAGGCCTGTGGGCCACGATGCAGCAAGCGGGCTAA
- a CDS encoding CAP domain-containing protein, whose product MSSFPRTLSDALALLQPFAAVLAVVYALVTTFVTAETTPPPPPATPDSGSTRAEGYVAPSFDEAEELEKIRADFFTAVLDLRANEPGIGPVHLDFNLQRVAQEHAEGNAVTNEEARIDAPVAMVQNNKPAYRANAYVLLDDFLHSPAHTRVLLDPRHENIGIGVAQGHDRVWVVVAFSQ is encoded by the coding sequence ATGTCATCGTTTCCTCGGACGCTTTCCGATGCGCTGGCACTGTTGCAACCCTTCGCCGCTGTCCTGGCAGTGGTGTATGCGCTCGTCACGACCTTCGTCACCGCCGAAACCACACCGCCTCCGCCACCCGCGACGCCCGATTCCGGCAGCACCCGCGCCGAAGGCTATGTTGCGCCCAGCTTTGATGAAGCAGAAGAGCTAGAAAAAATCCGGGCGGATTTCTTCACAGCGGTGCTTGATCTGCGCGCCAATGAGCCAGGCATTGGCCCGGTTCACCTCGATTTCAATTTGCAGCGGGTCGCCCAGGAGCACGCCGAAGGCAACGCCGTCACCAACGAAGAGGCACGCATCGATGCACCCGTGGCTATGGTGCAAAACAACAAACCTGCCTACCGCGCAAACGCCTACGTGCTTCTCGACGACTTCCTCCACTCCCCCGCACACACGCGTGTTCTACTTGACCCACGTCACGAAAACATCGGCATCGGCGTGGCTCAAGGGCATGATCGAGTGTGGGTCGTCGTCGCGTTTTCCCAGTGA
- a CDS encoding nicotinate phosphoribosyltransferase — MTSDNSPSATRTTSFLTDKYELTMLQAALRDGTANRQCTFEVFSRKLPNERRYGVVAGTERVLRAVRDFRFTEEQLATMDFLDEQALDYLRNYKFSGQIDGYREGDLYFPYSPILTVRGTFAECVILETVILSIMNADSAVASAAARMVTAADGRPIIEMGSRRTHEYAAVTAARAAYLAGFQATSNMEASFRYGIPASGTSAHAWTLLHINEDGTPNEKAAFQAQVDSLGPSTTLLVDTYDITQGVQTAVEVAGPELGGVRIDSGDLGALTRRVRKQLDDLGAYNTKIVVSSDLDEFAIAGLRGDPVDVYGVGTSVVTGSGAPTAGMVYKLVEVDGHPVFKRSRGKAMTGGTKCAVRAYRETGVAVEEIVYPFDAEEPKVNGLTTRSLVYPFVRDGERTDQEFTLDESRDYLAAQIETLPWEGLALSRDEPAINTRFTGFPETAYEKPHR, encoded by the coding sequence ATGACTTCCGACAATTCCCCTTCCGCGACTCGCACGACGTCATTTCTTACCGACAAGTACGAATTAACAATGCTGCAGGCCGCACTTCGCGACGGCACCGCAAATCGCCAATGCACCTTCGAAGTGTTCTCCCGCAAACTGCCAAATGAACGACGTTACGGTGTAGTCGCGGGCACCGAACGTGTACTGCGCGCGGTTCGCGATTTCCGCTTTACAGAAGAGCAGCTGGCAACAATGGACTTCCTGGATGAACAAGCGTTGGATTACCTGCGCAATTACAAGTTCTCCGGCCAAATCGACGGTTACCGCGAGGGCGATCTGTACTTCCCTTATTCTCCGATCCTGACCGTGCGAGGCACTTTCGCAGAGTGCGTCATTTTAGAGACGGTCATTTTGTCGATTATGAACGCCGACTCCGCAGTCGCCTCCGCTGCCGCACGCATGGTCACTGCCGCAGACGGTCGCCCGATTATCGAGATGGGTTCGCGTCGCACCCACGAGTACGCGGCTGTGACCGCCGCACGCGCTGCCTACCTCGCCGGGTTCCAGGCAACATCCAACATGGAGGCTTCTTTCCGTTACGGAATCCCGGCTTCCGGCACGTCCGCTCACGCGTGGACCTTGCTGCACATCAACGAAGATGGCACCCCCAACGAGAAGGCAGCTTTCCAAGCACAGGTCGACTCCTTGGGGCCAAGCACCACCTTGTTGGTTGATACCTACGACATCACCCAGGGGGTCCAGACCGCCGTCGAGGTCGCTGGACCTGAACTCGGTGGTGTACGAATCGACTCCGGAGATTTAGGCGCGCTTACTCGCCGCGTGCGCAAACAGCTAGATGACCTCGGTGCCTACAACACTAAGATCGTAGTCTCCTCTGACCTTGACGAGTTCGCTATCGCTGGCCTGCGAGGCGACCCTGTCGACGTCTACGGCGTGGGTACCTCGGTAGTTACCGGCTCCGGTGCTCCGACAGCGGGAATGGTGTACAAGCTCGTTGAGGTTGACGGCCACCCAGTGTTCAAGCGCTCGCGCGGCAAGGCGATGACCGGCGGCACCAAGTGTGCGGTGCGCGCCTACCGCGAAACCGGCGTTGCGGTAGAAGAAATCGTCTACCCATTTGACGCTGAAGAACCTAAGGTCAACGGCCTCACCACCCGCAGTTTGGTCTATCCATTCGTCCGTGACGGCGAGCGCACCGACCAAGAGTTCACGCTTGATGAATCCCGCGATTACCTGGCTGCTCAAATCGAGACCCTACCGTGGGAAGGCCTCGCACTGTCCCGTGATGAACCGGCGATCAACACCCGCTTTACTGGCTTCCCAGAAACTGCGTACGAAAAGCCCCACCGCTAG
- a CDS encoding RNA polymerase sigma factor, producing MTLEHSFELELIEKAQGGDQKAFATLVEDASRRMWAVAYSVCGNQHDAEDAMQDALTAIWKNFDSFVPRARFSTWAYRIASNAALQVVRRRREYPEEDTGVAEASTDVAVDSSVTATIVVREAMETLSDEFREALVLREYAGMSYAEIAEHQGINLQTVKSRINRGRTRLKEALIARGVEHA from the coding sequence ATGACACTCGAGCATTCGTTTGAATTAGAACTCATCGAGAAGGCCCAGGGTGGCGACCAAAAAGCATTCGCCACCCTGGTCGAGGATGCGTCCCGTCGCATGTGGGCTGTGGCCTACTCTGTGTGTGGAAATCAGCATGACGCCGAAGACGCGATGCAGGACGCGCTAACGGCGATCTGGAAGAACTTCGATTCTTTCGTTCCCCGGGCGCGTTTTTCCACTTGGGCTTACCGGATCGCCTCCAACGCTGCCCTGCAGGTCGTGCGGCGTCGTCGCGAGTACCCGGAAGAAGACACCGGCGTGGCCGAAGCATCGACTGATGTTGCCGTCGACTCGTCGGTAACTGCGACGATTGTTGTGCGCGAAGCGATGGAAACTCTCAGCGATGAGTTCCGCGAAGCCCTCGTACTCCGCGAATATGCGGGAATGAGTTATGCGGAAATCGCGGAGCACCAAGGTATCAACCTGCAAACCGTGAAAAGCCGCATCAATCGCGGTCGTACACGCCTGAAAGAGGCGTTAATTGCCCGCGGAGTTGAGCACGCCTAA
- a CDS encoding Hsp70 family protein, with the protein MTAWHLAVDFGTSNTAAAHCETDGHIDVVQLGTRSPLMPSAVYDNNGELVVGDEALSLAVADPSGLVSSPKRLIGHDHIDIRGTRFPTDSVVGAVFTHILDCAKALHAGTMPESVTLTYPEAWDQYAINQLIKGVEHAGIEKHRVRSLSEPRAAAVHYAREGKIAPGSNVGVFDFGGGTLDVAVLRAQDKGDFQVIATRGDNSVGGRTVDSLMYQWVVDKIGHDDPDLADSLHSATPTVMHNLQMSIRRAKEMLSETSSATIEVSTPEGEEHILITRSEFNDLIQGVCDRSRELMAAALQEAGAPAQSTPIFMTGGSSRIPHMQNELAHVGYVMTLDDPKTVVCRGALRANTLGVTNTHGKPPAPKTHVKPATQKAAFAPGVSSTSKKASNKTKVIAAVSVVALAAVGIGAAALLGGGEDTPTNVAGPNATTSTGEPASTQTTGAPSEADGGNSEVVKSDDPGHVTNMIPGIADIAPAPLLNRLNRCSWVQPGSLGVKAVDGAPEAMLNCVVRVDDRPETGRALYENRLVAFGKSAEKNYEFAVDEAEKRSVWMMQAPSEGKPEVQIFNFDEGKGWSAYYPDDEILIIADAPTSDEWQVQQVLREEGLIK; encoded by the coding sequence ATGACTGCCTGGCATCTCGCGGTGGACTTCGGAACCAGCAATACCGCGGCCGCACACTGCGAAACCGATGGGCACATTGATGTTGTCCAGCTAGGCACTCGAAGTCCTCTGATGCCCTCGGCGGTGTATGACAACAATGGCGAACTTGTCGTCGGCGATGAAGCGTTGTCTCTGGCGGTGGCTGATCCTTCAGGGCTTGTGTCTAGTCCAAAGCGTCTCATCGGACACGACCACATCGATATCCGTGGAACTCGGTTTCCTACGGATTCTGTCGTCGGCGCCGTTTTCACTCACATTTTAGACTGTGCCAAGGCCTTACACGCTGGAACGATGCCGGAATCTGTGACGCTGACTTACCCGGAGGCGTGGGACCAGTACGCGATCAATCAGCTGATCAAAGGCGTCGAGCACGCGGGGATTGAGAAGCATCGCGTGCGTAGCCTATCCGAGCCTCGCGCGGCGGCGGTGCACTACGCACGGGAGGGGAAGATCGCGCCAGGCAGCAACGTGGGTGTTTTCGACTTCGGCGGGGGCACCTTGGATGTTGCGGTTCTTCGGGCGCAGGACAAGGGCGACTTCCAAGTGATCGCGACGCGCGGCGACAACTCAGTGGGTGGACGCACTGTGGATTCCCTGATGTATCAGTGGGTCGTTGACAAGATCGGTCACGACGACCCAGATCTGGCGGACAGCTTGCACAGCGCCACCCCCACCGTGATGCATAACTTGCAGATGAGCATCCGACGCGCCAAAGAGATGCTGTCAGAAACCTCATCGGCAACGATCGAGGTTTCTACCCCTGAGGGCGAAGAGCACATCCTGATCACCCGAAGCGAGTTCAACGACTTGATCCAGGGCGTTTGCGATCGCTCCCGTGAACTCATGGCCGCGGCCTTGCAGGAAGCTGGCGCGCCGGCTCAGTCCACTCCGATCTTCATGACTGGTGGGTCTTCGCGCATTCCGCATATGCAAAACGAGCTTGCCCACGTTGGTTACGTGATGACGCTCGACGACCCGAAAACCGTGGTCTGCCGGGGTGCTCTCCGCGCCAATACCTTGGGTGTCACCAACACCCACGGTAAACCGCCCGCGCCAAAGACGCACGTGAAGCCTGCGACCCAGAAGGCGGCATTTGCGCCAGGGGTGTCGTCGACAAGCAAAAAGGCTTCGAACAAAACGAAAGTCATCGCGGCAGTGTCGGTAGTGGCTCTAGCAGCCGTGGGCATTGGTGCGGCGGCATTGCTGGGAGGTGGCGAGGACACACCGACCAACGTTGCTGGGCCGAATGCGACGACGAGTACTGGGGAGCCGGCGAGCACACAAACCACGGGGGCGCCCAGCGAGGCAGACGGTGGCAACAGCGAAGTGGTGAAGAGCGATGACCCAGGGCACGTGACCAACATGATCCCCGGAATCGCCGATATCGCACCTGCGCCGTTGCTAAATCGGTTGAATCGTTGCAGCTGGGTGCAGCCCGGATCCCTAGGAGTGAAGGCTGTGGACGGGGCGCCGGAAGCAATGCTGAATTGCGTCGTGCGTGTCGACGACCGCCCGGAGACGGGTCGTGCCCTGTACGAGAATCGCCTAGTGGCATTTGGAAAGTCCGCGGAAAAGAATTACGAATTTGCTGTTGACGAGGCAGAAAAACGCAGCGTGTGGATGATGCAAGCGCCATCCGAGGGCAAGCCGGAGGTGCAAATTTTCAATTTCGACGAAGGGAAGGGCTGGTCCGCGTACTATCCAGACGACGAAATCCTGATCATTGCTGATGCCCCGACCTCCGATGAATGGCAGGTACAGCAAGTCCTTCGTGAAGAAGGCTTGATCAAATAG